The following DNA comes from Microbacterium wangchenii.
TCCACGCCTTCGAACAGCGAGTAGGCCGGCTCTCCCTGCCCCTTGCGCACATGGTGGGTGACGGCGCTGGTGTCCAGGAGCTCGTCGTACTCCGCCCCGGGCGTACCGGCGACGCAGTGCACGGGCCACGAGTCGACGAAGTCGGGCTGGTCGGAGAAGTGCCCGCCGTTGTCGTTGTCCCCGTCGTGCCAGTCGCGGGAGGCCACCACGAGGTCGTAGTCGCCCGCGTGCGCGGCGAGGAATCGCGACAGGCGCTCGGCCACCGCATCCCCGCCGTCGACGCCCAGGGCGCCGCCTTCGGTGAAGTCGTTCTGCACGTCGACGAGGAACAGCGCCTTGCTCATGTCAGAAGCGTACCGAGGCCGGACGCGCTCTCGCCCGTCCGGCCTCGGTCAGTCCGGTCTGGTCACCGACGGCGCAGCGAGCGCCGTGTCGCCGGTTTCGCACCCGCCGAGTCGGAATCGGGCCCGGACGGGGCTCCCGAAGCGCCCACGGCGACCGGCTCACGCGTCTCCGGACCCTCGCGCCACAGGCGCTTGGACGGCCACCAGATGGCGCGGCCGATGTCGATGCCCAGAGCCGGCACGAGCAGCGAGCGCACGACGAACGTGTCCAGCAGGACGCCGAACGCCACGATGAACGCGATCTGCGCGAGGAACAGGATCGGGATCACGCCCAGGGCGGCGAACGTCGCCGCCAGCACCAGGCCGGCGGAG
Coding sequences within:
- a CDS encoding isochorismatase family protein: MSKALFLVDVQNDFTEGGALGVDGGDAVAERLSRFLAAHAGDYDLVVASRDWHDGDNDNGGHFSDQPDFVDSWPVHCVAGTPGAEYDELLDTSAVTHHVRKGQGEPAYSLFEGVDSDGRTAAELLDERGIRDIDVAGIATDYCVRASALDALAAGRSVRVFTDLVAGVHPDSSAAALAEIAAAGGELADSGV